Within the Borreliella valaisiana VS116 genome, the region TTTTTATGTATAAATTGTTGTTTATTATTGTTTTTATTTTGTCTTGCAGTTCTATTTTTAAAGAGTATCAAAATATATCGGATGAATATTATAAGCTTGCAAAATTAAATGAAGAGCTTGGTAATGATGAAACTTCTGTTTTTTTATATGAAAAATCTATTAAATTTAATATTAATTCTGGTGATGATTCAAGTTACAATTTTATTTTAGCTTACATTAATTTGAAAAAATATGTAGAGGCTGAGTTAAAACTTAATTCCATTATAGAAGAAGATCCAGAAAATATTTTGTTAATTAATTTGAAGGGATATTTGCTCTTTAAGAAAAATGATTTAGATAATGCTTTGATTTATTATTTGAAAACTCTAGAATTTGCGCCTGCAAATAAAGAGGCTTTATTTAATATTTTTTACATTTATCATTTAAAGAACGACAAAAAAAATGCAAAAAAATATATTTTAAGATACAAAGAGCTAAATCATCCTATACCAAGTGGTGCAGAAGAAATAGTGTCTTCTGTTGTTAAGAATTAATTTTTTAATTTTTTGTTTACTTTTTACTTTTTTACTTTATGAGAATTATTATATAATAAGGTGTGCAATAATAAACCCTGTTTTATTTTTCATAAATTTTTGTAGGAGATCTTGTATATGATTAGGCTTAAAGTTTTAATTTTGTGTTTATTTGGGATTTTTGTGGTTAATGGTTTTACAGATACTAATTTTGAATTCAATTTTGGTGGTGGGGTTGCTTTTCCTGTTAGTCCCTTTTCAAGTTTTTACAATGAGGCTTTAGAGATTAATGCGAAGCTTAAGCAAAATTTGCCTTCAAATTTATCTCCAATAGAAAAAGAAGATATAGTCCAATCTTTTTCTGATTTGGCCAATATTGCTAAAGCTGGAATAAAATATGGGACTTATGCTCAATTTGGTGCTAAATTTGATGATTTTGTTTCTGTTGGATTTGAGCTTTTGTTTGACATGAATCTTCTTAAAGTAATAAAGCGTTCAGATGGAACTGCAAATGAAAATTTTTCGTTTATTATGGCAATAACACCAAGATTTTATACAAAATTAGATTTTTTTGTTTTAGCTTTAGCGTTTTTCACCGGGCCTAAGATCAATATAGCTACTTCTGCTGGAGATTCTGTTTTAGCAGAATTGGGAACAATGGGCTGGGATATTGGTGCTAGACTTTCATTCTCTTTTTTAATTCTTGAAGGTTACTATGTTTGGAATATTCAAAACGTTAAATTTTCTGATTTCAAGTTTGGAATAGGATTTGAATTTGGAATTGTGTAGTTTACATAATATTTTTTGATTTTTCTTTATTAATGAAGCTAAAATATTTTAATGACCTTGTTTTAAAAAATTGTAGTTGTTTTATGCATATAAGTTATGTTAATTATCAAATTAAGATTGTTAAGATATTCTTAAAAAACGAGGAGTTAGGTGGATTTACTTAAAAAAAAATCAATAGGAATTATTGCTTGTCCTGGGGGTAGAGTTTTCGCCAGTAAAATAATAAAAGAGCTTGAAAGAATATTTATAAATGTTGAAAATGATATTGTAAATAGTATATGTCAAAATTCTAAAGCCTTAAAGGAAGAAATTTTTAAGATTGAAAAAGTTTTATCTCCTTTTTTAGAAGGTCTTAGTTTATCTACTCTTAAAAGTAAAGAGCCTTTAGAAATTCCTGTGAAATTTGTTAAATTCGCTAATGGCGAATTTAAAACTGAAATTTTAAAAACAATTAGAAATAAGGATATTTTTATTGTTCAAGATGTTGCTAATACTTACGAAGTTGAGATAAATAATAGTGAAAAAATAATTATGACAGTTAATGACCATATAATGAATTTAATGACAACAATAGATGCTTGTATTCAGGCTAAAGCCAATTCTGTTAGTGTTATTATTCCCTCTTATCCTTATTCAAGGCAAGATAAAAAACATTCAAGAGAATGTTTAACGGCAAGTCTTATTGGAAGATTTTTAGAAGAGCTGGGAATTAGACATATTTTAACTTTAGACATTCACTCAAAGGCCATTGAGAATGTATTTAGGAAAGTTTATTTTGAAAATTTAAACGTTTCTTACGAAATTTTTAGGTCTCTTAGGGATTTGATCGACATTAAAGATTCTAATCTAGTTATTGTTTCACCTGATACAGGTGCTGTAAGTAGGAATAAATTTTTTGCATCAAGCCTTAAGAGTCCCCTTGCTTTGCTTTATAAGGAAAGGGATTATTCAAGAGTTTCAAATGATGTTTCTGATTCAAATATTTCTGTAACCAAACTTTTAGGAGATGTTGAAGGTAAGAATGTTTTTATGAGCGATGATATGTTAGCTACTGGGGGTACTCTTATTAAGGCAATGAAATTGCTTAAAAGCATGGGCGCTAAAAAAATTATATGTGGGATTAGTTTACCATTTTTTAATGGAGACGCTATCAAATATTTTGACAAAGCTTATGAGGAAGGATATTTTTATAAAATAATTGGAACGAATGCTGTTTATCATAATGATGAATTAATAAATAAGCCTTGGTATTATGAAGCCAATGTTGCGCATCTTTTTGCAGATGCAATCTTTGCAATTTATAATAAAGTTGGTTTGCAAAAAATTCTTGACAGAAGGGATGATATTCAAAAATTAATTACCAAAGGTTGATTTATGAATGCTCTTAGTATTGATATTGGTACTAGTGTTTTAAAGGCAGCGTTAGTTAGTTCTGAAAGTGGAGTTTTAAGTTATATTGATATTAGTTATTCAGATTATTTTGATATCGATTTCGAAAATTTTGACTTTAATATCTGGCTTTTTGCCTTTAAAAAAGCTATATCCAATTTTCAGACTAGCAAAATAGATTGCATTTCTATTAGTGGTATTTCGCCATGTTTAATTGCTTTAAATTCAAATTTAATTCCTTTGGAAGTGTTACATTGGAATTCCCTTAAAATTAAGTCCGATTTTAGGAGTAAATCTGTATTTTTGCCCTATGTGCTTAGTACGGTTGAAAGAGGAATATATTCTAAAATAAGCTATTTTGTTTCTTGTTTTGAGTATTTTATTTATTTGCTTACAGGCAAGCTTTTTACAAGTTTCCCAAGTATAGAGTATATTCCTTTTATTTGGGATGATTTGGAGATAAAAAAATATGGGCTTGATAAGAACAAATTCCCTCCGTTCATAAAAATGGGAGAAAATGTTGGTGTTGTAACTTATAAAGCAGGAGTTGAATTTGGACTAAGTAGTGGAATTAGTGTAATTAATGCGGGATCAGATTATTTGAGTGTTTTGGTGGGGAGCGGTGCTTTTCAAGAAGGAATTGTGTCAAATAGAATGGGTACGAGTGAAGGATTTAATTTTGTTTCAAGTACATATTTACCTGGATTTTCTTTGGAATATCCTTATTTTTTAGAAGGATTTTTTATTATTGGGAGAATTGTTCCTTTTGGATATTTGATTCAATTATTAAAAGACAGTTTTTATAAAAAAAGTTTGACTTTTGAGTCGCTTTTAAAAAAAATTGTTAAAAGCGCCACTTTAAATGACGTATACTTTTATCCCAGCAAAATCAAACTTTTTAATGATTTGTTTATTTTAGATCCTTGTATTAGCAAAGATTTAAATAAGGGAATTTTTGGCAGTATTAAAAATCCATTAGAGATTGGTTTAGCAATATTTGAGTTTGTATGTTTTGCTTTTTATAACAGATTAGTAGAGTTAAAAGCCTATAAAAAAGAAATTTCAAGTATTTTTGTTAGTGGGTCTAATTCCGATAATTTGCTTTTAAATCAAGTAAAAGCAAATATTCTTGGCAAAGAGCTTAAGATTTTTGATTTTAAACATTCAGAGATTATTGGAGGAGCAATTCAAGTATTCTATTCTTTTAGAGAATTTGGCAGTTTAAATGAATCTTTTTTGAAGCTTGCAAAGATTAAGCATGTTGTATCGCCTATTATCGAGGTTCATGAAGAATATTTAGAAAAATATCAAAAATATGTTAATAATTACATTTTATTTGTTAACGGGTAATATGTAAGTTTCTTTAAATTCGCTTATTCCTGCTATCTTTTTAAGATCTGCTTTTGCTTCAGATTTTGTTTTGTAAGGACCAGATCTTACCCTGTAAATATCTTTATTATCTATTGTTGCAGAATATATTTTGGCAACTATACTATATTTGAGTAATTTTTGAATATAGTTGTCTGCATTGATTGGGTCTGAGAGTGATACAAATTGTATGTAATATTCTGTATTAGGGTCATACATATTATCAATATTTAAATTTTTTTGGGCTAATGATTGGGATTTTTCAATAATTTTTGATTTTTGAGAAGCATTAGGTATTTTTTGAGTTGTAGGTGAAGATTTTTCAATAATTTTTGATTTTTGAGAAGCATTAGGTATTTTTTGAGTTGTAGGTGAAGATTTTTCAATAATTTTTGATTTTTGAGAAGTATTAGGTATTTTTTGAGTTGTAGTTTTTTTTTCTTTATTTAAATCTTGCGTTAAATCTATGATTATTTCGTTTGGAGTTTCAGATACCTTTAAAGATTTTTCATTTTGGTCAACGTTTTCTAAAGAGCTTTCATCTTTAGCTTCTTCTAAAACAATATTTTTCTCTGCAATATCTGAGGCCAAATTTTTGTTTGGAAAGAAAATAATTGTCCCAAGAAATATTATGATACAAACTGTTGCAATCGAGGTTAATGCTACAAAAAATCCTTTGTTATTATCATTGTTTTCGTTTAAATCTTTCATAGTTAATGATCCCTTGCATTTTTCTTTCAATTTCTTTTTCTAGATATGCATAATTCTTATTATTAATTATATTGATTATTCTTAAGTTTATAATATTTTTTTTAAAAAAAATATCTTTTTGAATTTTGAGTATTTTATTGATTATATTTAAGTCAACGTTTGGCATAGAATATGATAATCTATTTTTTATTATGTGGGTCTTGGCTTTGACCACAATTATATAGTTGCAAAATTTTTCTAAATTTATTTTAAAAAGTAAAGCAGCATTGATAAGTATTTTTGTAGATTGGTTTTGAATTAGGATTTTTTTTATTTTGTTAAGTATGATTGGGTGCGATATGCTTTCAAGCTTTTTTAATTCTTTACTGTCGTTAAATACAAGATTTCTTATTAAGAGTCTGTCTATTTCATTTTTAGTATTTAATATTTTTTGACCGAGTATTTTAACTATTTCTTCTTTTTTTTCATGTAAGACTAAATGTCCAAGCTTGTCTGCATTTATTTCGCAAAATCCATATTTATTGCTAATTATTTTAGAGACAGTATCTTTGCCAGATGCAATTCTTCCTGTTATTCCAATGATTAATGGATTTCTCCCCATGATTTACCTGTTTCAATATTTGCTCTTAAAGGTAGACTTAATGTGTAAGCGGTTTCCATCATATTTTTTAATATTTTTTTTGTTTCATTTTCCTCTTCAATAGGAGATTCAATAAGCATTTCATCGTGCACCTGCAATAAGATTTTTGATTTCATTTTTTTACTTTTAAATTCATTAAATACTTTGATCATTGCAATTTTCATAATATCAGCGGCACTTCCTTGAATTATGCTATTTATTGCTATTCTTTCTGCGGCAGATCTTTCTAGATAATTATTGCTATTAATTTCTTTTATATATCTTCTTCGTTTTGAAATGGTTTCGCTATATCCAGTATTTCTTACGAAGTTTATTTGATTTGTTATGAACTCTTTGATCTTTGGGTAAGAGTCAAAGTAAGAGTTTATAAATCCTTTTGCTTCTTCTTTTGTAATTCCCAGCTCTTTTGCAAGTCTAAAATCTGACATTCTATAAATTATTCCGAAATTAATAGATTTTGCTATTCTTCTCAAGTTAGGAGTAATTTCTTTTTCTTCTATTTTAAAAAGCTTGGAAGCAGTTTCTGCATGAATGTCTTTATTATTTTCAAATGCTTTAATAAGGACTTCATCTTGTGATAAATGAGCAAGTATGGCAAGCTCAATCTGAGAATAATCAGCAGAAATAAAAATATTCCCATTTTCCGGTTTAAAGGCTTTTCTTATTTTTCGCCCTTTTTCTTCTTTTATTGGTATGTTTTGTAAATTGGGATTTATGCTGGTGATTCTACCAGTTGCTGTTTTTGTTTGTATGAAGTTTGTATGTAGTCTATTTGTTTTATAATTTATTAGTTCTGTCAAATTATCCGTGTAAGTACTCTTCAATTTTGCAATTTGTCTGTGTTTTATTAGGTTTTCAATTGATTCATGCTGTCCTTTGAGAGATTCAAGCACTTTTATATCAGTTGAATCTTTTTTCATTCTATCTGGTAATTTTAGATTTAATCTTTCAAATAAAACTTCATGCATTTGTTTTGGAGAATTTAGATTAAAATCAATTCCTATGCTTTTTATTATTTCGTTTTCGATTAATTCTAATTCTTTTCCAAGCTCTTTTCCATATTCTTTTAAATATTCCTTATCAAGGTAAATGCCATTTTCTTCCATTTCTATAATTACCCTGTTAAAAGGCATTTCTATTTCGTACATCAACTTATCGAGTCCGTCTTCTTTTAATTTTTCGTTAAATACATTGAATAATCTAAATGTAATATCAGCATCTTCGGATGAATAACTTGTTGCCATTTCTAGAGATATATGTGCGAAGTTATCATTTTTTTGTATTACATCTTCATATTTAATATTTTTATGCATTAAATATTTTTCTGCAAGAAAATCAAGCGATACTTTTGAATTTGTGTCAATAAGGTATGCTGCAATCATTGTATCAAAATAAGGTGGTATAGGGTCAAATCCATTATTTTTTAGTATTTTATAGTCAAATTTATAATTTTGACCAATTATTTTTGGCTTTGATTTAAATAGATTGTTAAATTTTTGTATTATATAATGTTTTTCTATGTAAACTTTTCCTTTGGCTTCGATTGGAATATAGTATCCTTCAAATTCTTTGAATGAAATTGAAATTCCAATTAATTTTGCTGTGTAGGTGTCAAGTGAAGATGTCTCTGTGTCTATTGATATGTATTTAGCTTTTTTAAGTTTTTCCATTAAACTGTCAAGCTCTTTTTTTGTTGTTATTGGATGGTATTTAACATTTTCTGTGTCAATTGTATTTAGATTATCTAAGCTGCTGATAGTAGATTCTTGCTTAAATAAACTTTTTTGATCCGCACTTTCTTCTTGTTTTAAGATGTCCTTTTTATAAGTTTTTATTAGAGAAATTGCTGAATGTTTTTCAAACAAAGATATTATCTCTTCACTAAAATTTTTTAAGGCGAAGTTTTCAATTTCTGGAATTTTTAAATTTTCTTCAAGACTTACAAGGTCATAGCTTAAAAAAGCATTTTCTTTTTCTCTGATTAAAATTTCTTGATGTTTTTTATTTATTAGTTCTAAATTTGAATATATTCCTTTTAATGTTTTAAATTCCCTTAATAAATTTGCTGCTCCTTTTGGTCCAATGCCTTTTATTCCGGGTATATTATCAGATCTGTCTCCAACAATAGCCAAATAATCTTTTATTTGAAAGCTATTTATTCCAAATTTTTTTATTACGTACTCATTGTTCATTTCGATAAAGCTGTTGTTTTCAATTTTAAGTATCTTTATATGCTCCGACATTGTTTGTAGTAAGTCTTTGTCAGGGGAAATAATGTAAGTTAAATAGTTGTTTTTTACAGCTTTTTTCGCAAAACTAGCTAAAAGATCGTCAGCTTCGTAGCCCTCGATCTCAAAGATTGGTATTTTTGCCTTTAAAAGGCCCTCTTTTATCCATCCGATTTGAGGGATTAAATCATTAGGGGGCGCATCTCTTGTTGCTTTGTAGTTTGGATATTTTTGTTTTCTAAAAGTTGGTATTTCTGAGTCAAATGCAATAATCAAATGTTCAGGATTTTTTTCTTTTATTATGAAAAATAATGTTTTAAAAAAGCCAATAAATGCGTTTACATTTTCTCCTTGTGTGTTTAAAAGTGGATAATTTTTCATTACGTGATAATTTCTAAATATTATGTTTAGTGCGTCAATTAGGTAAAGTTCTTTCATATTTTAATATCTAACATTATAGGCGAATTGTGTACTGTAATAGGGTTTTGATGTTTTTTGATTTTTGGTATTTTTCTTTTTGCATTTATAATTTGTTGTAAGATTTTAGAACAAGTTTGATATTTAATATATATTTCTTCTTTTAATAGGTTAATTTCTTTAATCAAATAATCGAAATTGTCCAATTTTTGGTTTTTATATTTCAACCATGCATTTATTGTTTTATAATAGTTTGTTATTGATTCTAATATTAAATCCTTTTTAGGATTGGTTACATTTAATATTCTTATTTCTTCTTTTTGCAATTCATCACTTTCTATTGTTAATAGTAACTTTAATTCTTTTAATTCTAATAATAAATTGCTAAAATATTTTTTTAAAATTTCATTAGCTGACAATATTGATTCCTAATTTATTGTGAGTAACATTATTTTCTTTTTTCAACTTTTTCCAGGTAAAGCTTAATATTTGCAATTGTTTTATAACATTGTCAATTTTGTGTATTTCTTTTTTTAAAAGAACATTTTCTAGCTCTTTATTTAGAAACGAGTATATTGAGAGTAAGTTTGTAGAAATGTTTCCACCCTTTTCAAAATTTAAGGTTGACATTAATTCGGTAATGATTTCTTGTGCATGAAAAATTTTTTCATTAGCTTTAATTGCATTTTGCCAATTTCCATCTTGTATAAGTTCTTTGGCAACTTTTAAATCCTGTATTGCTTTGTCATAAAGCATTATCAATATTGAGAGGGGGTTTGATGTGTTTATTTGTGTTTGTTTATATATGTTTTCTTTTGCTATCAAGATTTTCCCTCTAATCCAAAAGTTTAATTTGTTCTATTATTTGGTCTTTTTTAAAAGGTTTTGTAATGTATCCTCTAGCTCCAAGAGATAAAGCTTTTTGTATTAATTCTTGCTTTCCAATAGCCGTAACCATTAATATGTTAAGTTTTTTAGGCAATTTTTTATTAATTTCATATATTCTCTCAAGAGCTGTAATTCCATCCATTCCCATCATTGTTATATCGAGTGTTATTAAATCAATATTATTTTGTTTTTCAAATTCTTTAACAGCTTGAATTCCATCTTCGGCTTCTAAAAATTCTTTAAATCCTAATTGCTTTAAGATTTTTATTAAGTTTTTTCTCATAAAAAGTGAGTCATCAGCTATTAAAGCTTTTTTGCTTTCTTCCAAACAAGTACTCCTTCACTCATTCTAACATATTAAAATATCTTTAACGACAATTAAAATATAATTCACATTTTATAATATTGTTTTTTTGATTGATAGTTTTTATTTAAAGATTATTTTAGTTTAAATATAAGTAAAAATAATATGTGTTTTTGCTGTTTTTTTATAGTTTGTATAATAAAAAAATAAGCTTTTCTTGTGAATTTAGATTATTTGATAAAATAATAAAGAATATGTTAAATTTTACCCTATGAGCAGTAAAGTACAGCAAGAAATTGCAGACTTGAAGAAGTTAATCAGAAAGTGGGATAAAGAGTACTATGTTGATTCTTTGCCTAGCGTTGAAGATTTTATATATGATAAGCATATTTTAAGGCTTCAAGAGTTAGAAAGTAAATATCCCGAATACAAGACCTTAGATTCTCCTACTCTTAAATTTGGCAGTGATCTTTTAAATGACTTTGAAGAGGTTGAACATTCTGTTCCTATATTAAGTCTTGATAAAGTTTATGATCTTAATTTGCTCAAAACATGGATAGATAAGATTGATTTTAACGATTCTTTTAATATTTCTGTTGAGCCAAAGATTGATGGATGTTCGATTGTTCTTTATTATAAAGGTGGTATTCTTGAAAAAGCTCTTACTAGGGGTAATGGAAAATTTGGTAATGACGTTACTAAAAACGTTAAAACCATTAGGTATATTCCTTTATTTCTTGATGAAGAGGTTGATTTAGTATTAAGGGGAGAAGTTTATATTACTAAAGAAAATTTTTTTAAAATAAATAAGTTTTTGGAAAAGCCTTATAGTAATTCTAGAAATTTAGCTTCGGGAATACTTAGAAGGGTTGATAGCAGAGAAGTTGCTAATTTCCCTTTAAATATTTTCATTTATGATTTTTTAAATGCCGGATTGGAATTTAAAACTAATAATTTAGCTACTGCAAGACTTAAAAAATTGGGTTTTAAGGTTAATCCTTTGATTAGGTTTTTTGATCAAAAAAGTTCAATCAAAGAAGTTTTAAGTTATATAGCAGATATAACAAAAAAAAGAAATTCTTTTGAGTATGAAATAGATGGAGTTGTTCTTAAGGTTAGCGATTTTTCGCTAAGAGAAAGATTGGGGTATACTTCACATCATCCTAAATGGGCAATGGCTTACAAATTTGAAGCGCTTTCAGGTTTTAGTAGGGTAAATAGTATTGTTGTTCAGGTTGGGCGTAGTGGTAAAATTACTCCGGTTGCTAATATTGATAAAGTTTTTGTTTCAGGGGCTTTTATTACTAATGCAACATTGCACAATCAAGATTATATAATGTCGATTGATTTGAATGTTGGTGATGTTGTTAAAGTTTCAAGAAGGGGAGATGTAATTCCTGCTGTTGAAATGGTGATAAATAAATTTTCAACAGGATTTTTTAAAATTCCTGAAAATTGTCCAGCTTGTAAAACGGTTTTAGTAAAAGAAGGAGCACATTTTTTTTGTACAAATAATAATTGTCCTTCAGTAGTAATTGAGAGAATAAAATATTTTTGTAGTAAAAATTGCATGGATATTGAAGGGTTTTCTGATAAGATCATTTCTTTTCTTTTTGAAAAAAAGTTTATTTCTTCAGAAATTGATCTTTATATATTTAATTTTTGTAAACTTTTTGAATTTAAGGGGTTTAAAGGTAAAAGGGTAAGTAATTTAATAAATTCAATTGAAGCTAGCAAAAAGAAACCATTTAGCAAATTACTTCTTAGCATGGGAATTAAAGAATTGGGAGAAAACACAATAAGGTTATTGTTTCTTAATAATTTAAATTCATTTTCAAAACTTTTTAGTCTTTGTCAAGATAAGGATTTTGCTTTTTCAACACTGTTGAAAATTAAAGGGATAGGAGAGAAAATTGCTTTAAATATTATTGAAGCTTTTAATGATTCAATAATGATTAATAAGTTTAAATTTTTTGAAAATTTGGAATTTAAAATGGAAGAGTGTATTGTGATTGATGGTGAAAGTAGGTTATTAGCTGATAAAAAGTTTTGTATTACTGGAACTTTTGATGGTTATTCTAGGCCCATTATTATTGATAAGTTAAAAAATAAAGGAGCAATTTTTAAAGCTTGTGTAACTAAAGACTTAGATTTTCTTGTTGCAGGAGAAAAAGCTGGATCAAAACTTAAAAAAGCTTTGAATTTAAATATAAAAATTATGTCTTTTGAGGACATAAAAAGTTACTTGGATTAAATTAGATTTTAAAGATTTGTTTTTATTTAATTATTTTTATTTGCTTAAACTCAGGTTTTAGACTTTTATACATAATTCCCAGTTCGTGAATATTTGTGACTTCTAT harbors:
- a CDS encoding tetratricopeptide repeat protein, giving the protein MYKLLFIIVFILSCSSIFKEYQNISDEYYKLAKLNEELGNDETSVFLYEKSIKFNINSGDDSSYNFILAYINLKKYVEAELKLNSIIEEDPENILLINLKGYLLFKKNDLDNALIYYLKTLEFAPANKEALFNIFYIYHLKNDKKNAKKYILRYKELNHPIPSGAEEIVSSVVKN
- a CDS encoding ribose-phosphate pyrophosphokinase encodes the protein MDLLKKKSIGIIACPGGRVFASKIIKELERIFINVENDIVNSICQNSKALKEEIFKIEKVLSPFLEGLSLSTLKSKEPLEIPVKFVKFANGEFKTEILKTIRNKDIFIVQDVANTYEVEINNSEKIIMTVNDHIMNLMTTIDACIQAKANSVSVIIPSYPYSRQDKKHSRECLTASLIGRFLEELGIRHILTLDIHSKAIENVFRKVYFENLNVSYEIFRSLRDLIDIKDSNLVIVSPDTGAVSRNKFFASSLKSPLALLYKERDYSRVSNDVSDSNISVTKLLGDVEGKNVFMSDDMLATGGTLIKAMKLLKSMGAKKIICGISLPFFNGDAIKYFDKAYEEGYFYKIIGTNAVYHNDELINKPWYYEANVAHLFADAIFAIYNKVGLQKILDRRDDIQKLITKG
- a CDS encoding FGGY-family carbohydrate kinase codes for the protein MNALSIDIGTSVLKAALVSSESGVLSYIDISYSDYFDIDFENFDFNIWLFAFKKAISNFQTSKIDCISISGISPCLIALNSNLIPLEVLHWNSLKIKSDFRSKSVFLPYVLSTVERGIYSKISYFVSCFEYFIYLLTGKLFTSFPSIEYIPFIWDDLEIKKYGLDKNKFPPFIKMGENVGVVTYKAGVEFGLSSGISVINAGSDYLSVLVGSGAFQEGIVSNRMGTSEGFNFVSSTYLPGFSLEYPYFLEGFFIIGRIVPFGYLIQLLKDSFYKKSLTFESLLKKIVKSATLNDVYFYPSKIKLFNDLFILDPCISKDLNKGIFGSIKNPLEIGLAIFEFVCFAFYNRLVELKAYKKEISSIFVSGSNSDNLLLNQVKANILGKELKIFDFKHSEIIGGAIQVFYSFREFGSLNESFLKLAKIKHVVSPIIEVHEEYLEKYQKYVNNYILFVNG
- a CDS encoding SPOR domain-containing protein; this translates as MKDLNENNDNNKGFFVALTSIATVCIIIFLGTIIFFPNKNLASDIAEKNIVLEEAKDESSLENVDQNEKSLKVSETPNEIIIDLTQDLNKEKKTTTQKIPNTSQKSKIIEKSSPTTQKIPNASQKSKIIEKSSPTTQKIPNASQKSKIIEKSQSLAQKNLNIDNMYDPNTEYYIQFVSLSDPINADNYIQKLLKYSIVAKIYSATIDNKDIYRVRSGPYKTKSEAKADLKKIAGISEFKETYILPVNK
- the coaE gene encoding dephospho-CoA kinase (Dephospho-CoA kinase (CoaE) performs the final step in coenzyme A biosynthesis.) translates to MGRNPLIIGITGRIASGKDTVSKIISNKYGFCEINADKLGHLVLHEKKEEIVKILGQKILNTKNEIDRLLIRNLVFNDSKELKKLESISHPIILNKIKKILIQNQSTKILINAALLFKINLEKFCNYIIVVKAKTHIIKNRLSYSMPNVDLNIINKILKIQKDIFFKKNIINLRIINIINNKNYAYLEKEIERKMQGIINYERFKRKQ
- the polA gene encoding DNA polymerase I, with protein sequence MKELYLIDALNIIFRNYHVMKNYPLLNTQGENVNAFIGFFKTLFFIIKEKNPEHLIIAFDSEIPTFRKQKYPNYKATRDAPPNDLIPQIGWIKEGLLKAKIPIFEIEGYEADDLLASFAKKAVKNNYLTYIISPDKDLLQTMSEHIKILKIENNSFIEMNNEYVIKKFGINSFQIKDYLAIVGDRSDNIPGIKGIGPKGAANLLREFKTLKGIYSNLELINKKHQEILIREKENAFLSYDLVSLEENLKIPEIENFALKNFSEEIISLFEKHSAISLIKTYKKDILKQEESADQKSLFKQESTISSLDNLNTIDTENVKYHPITTKKELDSLMEKLKKAKYISIDTETSSLDTYTAKLIGISISFKEFEGYYIPIEAKGKVYIEKHYIIQKFNNLFKSKPKIIGQNYKFDYKILKNNGFDPIPPYFDTMIAAYLIDTNSKVSLDFLAEKYLMHKNIKYEDVIQKNDNFAHISLEMATSYSSEDADITFRLFNVFNEKLKEDGLDKLMYEIEMPFNRVIIEMEENGIYLDKEYLKEYGKELGKELELIENEIIKSIGIDFNLNSPKQMHEVLFERLNLKLPDRMKKDSTDIKVLESLKGQHESIENLIKHRQIAKLKSTYTDNLTELINYKTNRLHTNFIQTKTATGRITSINPNLQNIPIKEEKGRKIRKAFKPENGNIFISADYSQIELAILAHLSQDEVLIKAFENNKDIHAETASKLFKIEEKEITPNLRRIAKSINFGIIYRMSDFRLAKELGITKEEAKGFINSYFDSYPKIKEFITNQINFVRNTGYSETISKRRRYIKEINSNNYLERSAAERIAINSIIQGSAADIMKIAMIKVFNEFKSKKMKSKILLQVHDEMLIESPIEEENETKKILKNMMETAYTLSLPLRANIETGKSWGEIH
- the fliS gene encoding flagellar export chaperone FliS — protein: MIAKENIYKQTQINTSNPLSILIMLYDKAIQDLKVAKELIQDGNWQNAIKANEKIFHAQEIITELMSTLNFEKGGNISTNLLSIYSFLNKELENVLLKKEIHKIDNVIKQLQILSFTWKKLKKENNVTHNKLGINIVS
- a CDS encoding response regulator; its protein translation is MEESKKALIADDSLFMRKNLIKILKQLGFKEFLEAEDGIQAVKEFEKQNNIDLITLDITMMGMDGITALERIYEINKKLPKKLNILMVTAIGKQELIQKALSLGARGYITKPFKKDQIIEQIKLLD
- the ligA gene encoding NAD-dependent DNA ligase LigA, which produces MSSKVQQEIADLKKLIRKWDKEYYVDSLPSVEDFIYDKHILRLQELESKYPEYKTLDSPTLKFGSDLLNDFEEVEHSVPILSLDKVYDLNLLKTWIDKIDFNDSFNISVEPKIDGCSIVLYYKGGILEKALTRGNGKFGNDVTKNVKTIRYIPLFLDEEVDLVLRGEVYITKENFFKINKFLEKPYSNSRNLASGILRRVDSREVANFPLNIFIYDFLNAGLEFKTNNLATARLKKLGFKVNPLIRFFDQKSSIKEVLSYIADITKKRNSFEYEIDGVVLKVSDFSLRERLGYTSHHPKWAMAYKFEALSGFSRVNSIVVQVGRSGKITPVANIDKVFVSGAFITNATLHNQDYIMSIDLNVGDVVKVSRRGDVIPAVEMVINKFSTGFFKIPENCPACKTVLVKEGAHFFCTNNNCPSVVIERIKYFCSKNCMDIEGFSDKIISFLFEKKFISSEIDLYIFNFCKLFEFKGFKGKRVSNLINSIEASKKKPFSKLLLSMGIKELGENTIRLLFLNNLNSFSKLFSLCQDKDFAFSTLLKIKGIGEKIALNIIEAFNDSIMINKFKFFENLEFKMEECIVIDGESRLLADKKFCITGTFDGYSRPIIIDKLKNKGAIFKACVTKDLDFLVAGEKAGSKLKKALNLNIKIMSFEDIKSYLD